CTTAACTCCTCTCCCCAGCTGGGGAGAGGTTGGGAGTGGGGCTATCAGACAATCGTTCAAATTAATGCTGCACTATGATTAAAAATACTTTTTTTATAAACCCTATTTGCCTCCGATTCCGATTTCCCGGAACCCCACCCGGGGGACTTCAGGCCGTCACAGCTAGTAACTTCGGCTCTTTAGAGCATCTGCCCATACTGGCAGCTCCGGCTTAACTCCTCTCCCCATCTGGGGAGAGGCTGGGAGTGGGGCTTAACTCACGGCTTCCTCGATTCTCTTCAATACTTCGTTGATATGTTTTTCAACTTCTTCATTCGTAAACCGAAGGACGGAGATACCTATGTGTTCAAGCTCGTAAGTCCGGTTTTCATCCCGTTCCTTTTGTTCGGTAGCTTTATGAACTCCTCCATCGACTTCTATGGCCAGCTTTCGTTCGTGACAATAGAAATCGAGTATGAAAATATGGACCGGATGCTGCCTCCGAAACTTTAAGCCTTTCATTTTCCGATTCCGTAAATGCTGCCAAAGCATTTTCTCTGCGTCCGTCATCTCTTTTCGTAACTCCGCAGCCCTGGCCTTTATTTGCGGTGATGCACCGTAATAAAATTCATACTCACGTGAATCAGATAATCTTACCATATCTTCAACTTTTTTTGCCCCCTAATCCCCCACCCGGGGGACTTCAGGCCGTCGCAATTGGTAAATTTCGCTCTTTAAAACCTCTTTCCATACCAGTTACTCCGGCTTAACTCCTCTCCCCATCTGGGGAGAGGTTGGGAGTGGGGCTTTTAGAAAAGCGTCCATTTTAGAGGTGCATAATATTTCAAAAAAGCTTTTCATTTATCAACTTCTTTCTGCCTCCTATTCCGATTTCCGGGAACCCCACCCGGGGACTTCAGGCCGTCACAGCTAGTAGCTTCGGCTCTTTAAAGCATCTGCCCATACTGGCAGCTCTGGCCTAACTCCTCTCCCCAGATGGGGAGAGGTTGGGAGTGGGGCTGTATCCTTTTCTCCCCCTCACATCTTCTCGGGCTCTCTTTTCCTCACTCTGCCATGCGTTTCGCGTAAGCGGCACAGAGCTCGTCGAAGTAGCTGTCGTTCACCGAAACCTGGGCAAAGATATCCGCCAGGTCAGCGGCTTTAATTTTATTGAAATCCTTTTCCTGCGGCGTGATACAAACGCCTCCGAAATCGACCGATGCCGGGCTGAGTAGTATATTCTCATCTCCTTCGGCAAAATACTGATCCGGACGATGCCTGTCACGTGGAAAAACCAACACACGCCATTTCCCGTTTTCGTATCCCGAAAGGATATTGAGCATGGGCTCCGGCTCTTGCTGGCGCTGTTCCAGCAGTTCGTGAAGCCATCCAAATGCGGTATGCAGCAACGTAATATCGCCCGATTCAATGGCGATGAATTTACGCAGGTAATCGCTTACCGCGAAAATTTCGAGGTGGTCGTTGCTGAATAACTTCCGGTTGGTGGTCGCCTTTAGCTTACTGCATTCCGTTTCCACCGGAAGGAATCCCTTGTTCCCCGCCTGAAAATGCATGTGGTCGGGAGCCGATGCACCGCATTTCGGTCCGTTGTAAAATACCGTGTAAGTTTCGAGCGCGCGGCTCAGCTCCAGCATATCCCGAAAATAGGGCTCGATGAGCTGCGGGACATGTTCCAACCTGGGAATCGTGAGGTGACGCGGAAAAATGGGATACGGATTAACCAGAATCAGGTATTCGTCGTTGAACGGGATTCCTTTTTGTTGCGGCGGAAGAGCGTCGGTACAAAGAAAGCACTTGCGCTCACTGATGCTTTTGCTGTCGACTTTGGCTGCTGATGATTTGATACGTGCAGGATTGAACTGCACTTTCACATCGCATTGGGCGTAGTGAAAAGTCTTCACTTGCACTTGCTCCAGCCCTTTGGCATTGTCGGCGTAAAGCGGCCAAACGCCCTGCTGTTGTTTTTGCAGGGCGTCGGCCATTTGATCCAGTGAACTGTCTTCCGACAGATTGAGCGCACGCTTTGAAATAATTATGTCATCCAGGTGTACCGAATTGCTCATCGTTCGTTTTGGTTTTTCAGAATTCGTGCTTTCAGTTCCAGTGTCCGCAGACGATCCTTATAGCTGTTGTGAATGTTCATTTTGTTTACATCAAGCGAGGCATCCGAGTTGTCGTCCCAGCGACGGCACAGGTACACCGGCGTAAAGATTCGGCCAATTTTGTATTCACGCGAAATGGCAATTC
This Prolixibacter sp. NT017 DNA region includes the following protein-coding sequences:
- a CDS encoding endonuclease domain-containing protein — its product is MVRLSDSREYEFYYGASPQIKARAAELRKEMTDAEKMLWQHLRNRKMKGLKFRRQHPVHIFILDFYCHERKLAIEVDGGVHKATEQKERDENRTYELEHIGISVLRFTNEEVEKHINEVLKRIEEAVS
- a CDS encoding DUF4922 domain-containing protein, with the translated sequence MSNSVHLDDIIISKRALNLSEDSSLDQMADALQKQQQGVWPLYADNAKGLEQVQVKTFHYAQCDVKVQFNPARIKSSAAKVDSKSISERKCFLCTDALPPQQKGIPFNDEYLILVNPYPIFPRHLTIPRLEHVPQLIEPYFRDMLELSRALETYTVFYNGPKCGASAPDHMHFQAGNKGFLPVETECSKLKATTNRKLFSNDHLEIFAVSDYLRKFIAIESGDITLLHTAFGWLHELLEQRQQEPEPMLNILSGYENGKWRVLVFPRDRHRPDQYFAEGDENILLSPASVDFGGVCITPQEKDFNKIKAADLADIFAQVSVNDSYFDELCAAYAKRMAE